A window from Labrus mixtus chromosome 14, fLabMix1.1, whole genome shotgun sequence encodes these proteins:
- the mrps17 gene encoding 28S ribosomal protein S17, mitochondrial, whose protein sequence is MSAKHASVHAKWIIGKVVGTKMQKTAKVRVTRLVLDPYLLKYYNKRKTYFAHDALQQSTIGDIVLLKALPEGRSKHVKHELVDIVYKVGRVVDPLTGKKVAGTEFLEPLTDLPLNLEEDTTLSEKLQELNISAVSSSADSPQIPTA, encoded by the exons ATGTCGGCCAAGCATGCGTCAGTCCATGCGAAGTGGATCATCGGCAAAGTAGTAGGGACCAAGATGCAGAAAACTGCCAAAGTGAGGGTCACGAGGCTCGTGCTGGACCCTTACCTGCTGAAG TACTACAACAAGAGGAAAACCTACTTTGCCCATGATGCTCTGCAACAGAGCACTATTGGAGATATCGTCCTCCTTAAGGCTCTACCCGAGGGTAGGTCCAAACATGTGAAGCATGAACTGGTGGACATTGTGTATAAGGTTGGTCGGGTGGTTGACCCACTGACAGGAAAGAAGGTCGCAGGAACTGAGTTTCTGGAGCCGCTGACTGACCTTCCACTGAACCTGGAAGAAGATACAACGTTGTCAGAAAAACTACAAGAGCTCAACATCTCTGCTGTGTCGAGCAGTGCTGATTCCCCACAAATTCCCACTGCATGA
- the LOC132988145 gene encoding protein NipSnap homolog 2-like has protein sequence MATRVLQRLGIGLKHSGNGLNTNGQVTVVVRSLSAFREDSWFKSLFVRKVDPRKDAHSHLLAKKEDNNLYKIQFHNVKPECLDDYNELCEDVLSSIHADPEYPCELVGTWNTWYGEQDQAVHLWRYRGGYPALTEVMNKLRQNKKFMDYRNERGKMLLSRRNQLLLEFSFWNEPVPRTGPNIYELRSYQLRPGTMIEWGNYWARAIEIRQQNQESVGGFFSQIGSLYTVHHLWAYKDLQSRENIRNAAWQREGWDEVVYYTVPLIQHMESRIMIPMKTSPLK, from the exons ATGGCGACCCGAGTCCTCCAGCGACTGGGCATAGGCCTGAAACACTCAGGAAATGGGCTTAATACAAATGGACAAGTCACTGTAGTCGTAAG GAGCCTCTCAGCTTTCCGTGAAGACAGCTGGTTCAAATCTCTTTTTGTTAGAAAGGTTGACCCCCGAAAAGACGCTCACTCTCATCTGCTTGCCAAGAAAGAAGACAACAATCTCTACAAAATACAAT TTCACAATGTCAAGCCTGAGTGCCTTGATGATTACAATGAACTCTG tgagGACGTCTTGTCTTCCATTCATGCTGACCCTGAATACCCATGTGAACTAGTGGGAACCTGGAACACATGGTACGGAGAGCAGGATCAGGCAG ttCATCTGTGGAGATACCGAGGAGGATACCCAGCTCTCACCGAAGTCATGAACAAACTCAGGCAGAATAAG AAGTTTATGGACTACAGGAATGAGAGGGGGAAGATGCTGCTCTCTCGCAGGAACCAGCTGCTGCTGGAGTTCAGTTTCTGGAACGAACCCGTCCCTCGTACAGGACCCAACATCTATGAGCTCCGATCATACCAACTCAGG CCAGGAACGATGATTGAATGGGGAAATTACTG GGCGCGTGCTATTGAGATCCGCCAGCAGAACCAGGAGTCAGTGGGAGGCTTTTTCTCCCAGATTGGAAGTCTGTACACAGTTCACCATTTATGGG CTTACAAAGACCTTCAGTCCAGAGAAAACATCAGAAATGCAGCCTGGCAACGTGAAGGCTGGGATGAGGTTGTTTATTACACTG TCCCTCTCATTCAGCACATGGAATCTAGAATAATGATTCCCATGAAGACTTCACCCTTGAAGtaa